In a single window of the Candidatus Binatia bacterium genome:
- a CDS encoding clan AA aspartic protease, whose amino-acid sequence MISGLVTGDGQAVIHLTVRGPTGQEQDIEAVIDTGFDGWLSLPSSIIASLNLVWRQRGRAILADGSENVFDIYEGAVFWDGQARRIPVHEAETTPLVGMSLLQGYELNVQIEPGGKVTIRARP is encoded by the coding sequence ATGATTAGCGGGCTGGTCACGGGCGACGGCCAGGCTGTTATTCACCTGACAGTGCGCGGTCCTACCGGGCAAGAGCAAGATATCGAAGCGGTCATTGACACAGGTTTCGACGGGTGGCTCAGTTTGCCGTCTTCAATCATCGCTTCTCTGAACCTGGTTTGGCGACAGCGTGGCCGTGCAATCTTAGCGGACGGCAGCGAGAACGTTTTTGATATATACGAGGGAGCCGTGTTTTGGGACGGGCAGGCTCGTCGCATCCCTGTACACGAGGCCGAAACCACGCCCTTAGTTGGCATGTCGCTGCTTCAGGGTTACGAGTTGAATGTCCAAATCGAACCTGGCGGGAAGGTCACCATAAGGGCCAGACCCTAG